The sequence CACCGGTACCGCCACGAATTTCCACAATGGCGTTCTTGCTGTCCTCCGGGTCTTTAGGGATCAGCATCAGGCGGATCTGCTCTTCTTTTTCATCGCGTTGCACCAGCAATTCATCCAGTTCGGTTTGGGCCATCTCGCGAAACTCCTGGTCCTTTTCGGTCGCCAGTATTTCTTTATTCGTGTCAATGTTCGACATGATATTGCGGTACACCAGGTACTCATCAACTATCTTGCCCAACTCTTTATACTCGCGGTTCAACTGCGCGAAGCGTTTCATATCAGCCATCGCGTCCGGACTGCTCAGTTCGCCTTCAACATCCTTCCAGCGTTGATGTATCAGTTCTAATTTATCTAACATGGTATTTATTCAGCATAGTTTTGCGGCAGGTGCATACCTGTGCAAAAAGTGCACAAAGTTAAGCATTTTAATAATAGCTTTTCGTGGCTATTGGTTTGCAGTGTGTCATGTTTGACGGGTAGGTTTTTGTAGGGCGATGCCTGTGGCCCGGGCTTTTCGGTACAAGTCCTCGCTGGCCTATGCGCGGCGCCACTGCGGCTGCGGGCTTTCCCCTTCAATCCCTATCGCGGCTGTCTGAACCGCTGATTTAAGTGATTTTTTGATTTCGCTGATGTTATACCAACGCTATAACCCCTTCCGCTCCTTATAATGCAGCATCACATCCTCCCCATCAAAAACAGCGTAGCTATAATCATAATTGATCCATTCGCCCAGGTTAATATAGCGGCTGCGTTCGTTTAGTTTAATATCCAGCGGCAGGTGCCGGTGACCAAAGATCATGTAGTCGTAATATTCGGTTTGCAGCGTGTCCTTGCAAAACTTTACCAGCCATTCCTGCTCGCCGGGTTTAAAAAAGTCCTTTTTGGCATTGGCGGCACGGCTGCTCAGCGACCAGTAACTGGCTATCCCGACGCCGAAATTGGGGTGCAACCGCGCGAACAGCCACTGGCATAAACCGCTGCGGAAAAAGTTCTTCAGAAACTTATAAGCATTATCGCCCGGTCCCAAACCATCGCCATGATGCAGGTAGAATTTCTTGCCGTTGCGCTCTATCACCAGTTCGTTGGTGATAATGGTGGCGCCCAGTTCCTTTTCAAAGTAATCGAACATCCACATATCGTGGTTGCCTTTAAAAAAATAGAGTTTAATCCCGGCATCGGCCAGTTCGGTCAGCTTGCCTAAAAAGCGCAGGTAGCCCCGGGGGACAACGGTTTTATACTCGAACCAAAAATCAAATACATCGCCCATTAAAAACAGTTCGGCTGCATCGTCCTTTATCATATCCAGCCATTTTACCAGGCGTTGCTCACGCTCGGCCGAGGAGGTAAGGCTGGGCGAACCCAGGTGCAGATCGGATGCGAAGTATAGTTTATTGCGTTCGGGCATATGGTCAAAAATACATTATTGCTATGGATTTAACCACAAAGGTCACAAAGGTTTTCACAAAGGACACAGAGCATTTATTATATATAAATAGAATTTCTTTGTGGACTTTGTGTTAACCGAAATTGCATATTCTTTGTGTACTTTGTGGTTAATTTGCCAATTAGCCAATTTTAGCCTATGTTATTCAAAAGATACATCGCCCTCTTCTTCATCCTGTGCTTAGGTGCCATCGCCGCTAAAGCAGCTACCGATACCACCAAACACGATCTCAATATTGTTTTCATTGGCAACAGCATCACCCATGGCGCCGGACTTAAAGATTGGAAAACCGAGGCCCCACCCAACGAAACCGTAAAGTACTTGCAGCAACAACCCGGCGTTGGCGCGGTTGATTTTGCTAACCAGGGTTATAGCGGGCATACTACCGTCGATTTTCTGCCGGCCACGGCAAAGGATTTTCCAAAGGTAGAGGAGGCCGCCCGGGCATTCGCCAATAAAAACGCGCAACTGGTATTCTCGATGATTTTAGGCACCAACGATAGCGCCATACAAGGGCCCAACGGTTCGCCGGTATCAAAGGAGGATTATCAAACCAACCTGCAAACCATAATTGCGGTATTATTGAAAGATTTTCCGGGCTGTAAGGTCATTATCCAACAGCCCACCTGGTACAGCCCCAATACGCATAACCGGGGTGCAACTTATATGCAGGAGGGGCTTACCCGCCTGCAAAGCTATTTCCCTAAAATAAAGGCGGCGGTAAAAAGCTTTAATAAAACCAATCTAGGGCAGGTGTTTTTAGGCGATACCGATGCCTTCGATTTCTTCAGGAAGAACGCCGAACAATACTTTCAGCACGAGAGCGGCCTGGACGGCACATTTTACCTGCACCCCAACAAGGAGGGCGCGGTAGCCTTAGGTGATTTTTGGGCCAGGGCGATCTATAAGCGGTTGTTTAAATAGGCCCCTCCCAAACCCTCCCCGAAGGGGGGCTTTAAGAAGCTTTTATTTTTTAGAACTCTCTCCTTTGAAGAGGGCAGGGTGAGGTTCTTTATTTCAATTCAGGCAACGAAAATGCCTTAGGGTTGCGCAGATAGCGTTTCAGGTTAGCGCGGATAGCTAATATAAAATGGTACTCGTCATCATTGGTAACGCTGTAGTAGCTGGGGCGGTACTTAAACATAAAGTCGGTAAGTTGCGCGTCTTTTAGCCCGGTGATGCTGCTTACGTATGATTTATTGAAGCGAAAATCGATCACGCTTTCGCGGTAGTCGCGCTCTATCACATTTTGCAGGCGCTC comes from Mucilaginibacter mali and encodes:
- a CDS encoding UDP-2,3-diacylglucosamine diphosphatase; the encoded protein is MPERNKLYFASDLHLGSPSLTSSAEREQRLVKWLDMIKDDAAELFLMGDVFDFWFEYKTVVPRGYLRFLGKLTELADAGIKLYFFKGNHDMWMFDYFEKELGATIITNELVIERNGKKFYLHHGDGLGPGDNAYKFLKNFFRSGLCQWLFARLHPNFGVGIASYWSLSSRAANAKKDFFKPGEQEWLVKFCKDTLQTEYYDYMIFGHRHLPLDIKLNERSRYINLGEWINYDYSYAVFDGEDVMLHYKERKGL
- a CDS encoding GDSL-type esterase/lipase family protein, with protein sequence MLFKRYIALFFILCLGAIAAKAATDTTKHDLNIVFIGNSITHGAGLKDWKTEAPPNETVKYLQQQPGVGAVDFANQGYSGHTTVDFLPATAKDFPKVEEAARAFANKNAQLVFSMILGTNDSAIQGPNGSPVSKEDYQTNLQTIIAVLLKDFPGCKVIIQQPTWYSPNTHNRGATYMQEGLTRLQSYFPKIKAAVKSFNKTNLGQVFLGDTDAFDFFRKNAEQYFQHESGLDGTFYLHPNKEGAVALGDFWARAIYKRLFK